The Amphiprion ocellaris isolate individual 3 ecotype Okinawa chromosome 6, ASM2253959v1, whole genome shotgun sequence genome contains a region encoding:
- the p2rx4b gene encoding P2X purinoceptor 4b isoform X2 encodes MCKTTGFQDCLHYVFDYETPKTLVIPSIRVGCVFRFTQLLVVLYVVGYVCVVQKAYQDTDSVISTVTTKVKGFAFTNTSDMGPHLWDVAEYVIPPQGDHSFFVLTNMVVTPEQTQSRCPELPNPSTTCVDDCDCIEGHSDPRGNGIQTGLCENYSTTVKTCEVLSWCPHEVDTKLPERALMSAAENFTVLIKNSITYPKFNIHRRNILPHINSSYLKRCEFNRTSDPDCPIFRLKHIVSEAGEDFQDMAVKGGILGILIDWSCDLDWWAKKCYPKYSFRRLDNKHPVNNVAPGYNFRFVKYYKKSDGEETRMLIKAYGIRFNVIAFGTAGKFGIVPTIVNLGAALSFLSLVPVVTDWFMLTCMKKRDFYSKQKVSYLTEDTESMPMGSTYGTQ; translated from the exons ATGTGCAAGACTACAGGCTTCCAGGACTGTTTGCACTACGTGTTTGACTATGAAACACCAAAAACACTGGTTATTCCAAGCATTCGTGTAGGATGTGTCTTCAGGTTCACCCAGCTGCTGGTCGTACTGTATGTGGTGGG gtatgtgtgtgtggtgcagaaAGCCTACCAGGACACAGACTCTGTCATCAGCACTGTCACCACCAAGGTGAAAGGTTTTGCCTTCACTAACACATCTGACATGGGCCCTCATCTATGGGATGTGGCTGAATATGTAATCCCTCCTCAG GGTGATCATTCATTTTTCGTGCTAACAAACATGGTTGTCACCCCTGAACAGACTCAGTCACGTTGTCCTGAG CTTCCAAACCCATCAACTACTTGTGTGGATGACTGTGACTGTATTGAGGGACACAGTGATCCTCGGGGAAATG GTATACAGACAGGACTGTGTGAGAACTATTCCACCACTGTTAAGACCTGTGAAGTGCTCTCCTGGTGCCCTCATGAAGTAGACACTAAGCTGCCTGA ACGTGCACTAATGTCTGCAGCAGAGAACTTCACTGTGTTGATCAAAAACAGCATAACATACCCAAAGTTCAACATTCACAG GAGAAACATACTGCCTCACATTAACTCCTCATACCTGAAGAGGTGTGAATTCAATCGTACATCAGACCCTGATTGCCCCATATTCCGGCTCAAACACATCGTTTCAGAGGCTGGAGAGGACTTTCAAGATATGGCTGTGAAG GGGGGCATCCTTGGTATTCTCATTGACTGGAGCTGTGACCTGGACTGGTGGGCGAAGAAATGTTACCCCAAGTACAGCTTCCGCAGGTTGGACAACAAACATCCAGTCAATAATGTGGCTCCTGGTTACAACTTCAG GTTTGTAAAATACTACAAGAAATCAGATGGAGAAGAAACCAGGATGCTAATCAAAGCATATGGGATCCGCTTCAATGTCATTGCATTTGGAACT GCAGGAAAATTTGGAATTGTACCAACCATAGTGAACCTGGGTGCAGCTTTGTCCTTCCTCAGTTTG GTGCCCGTCGTTACAGACTGGTTTATGTTAACATGCATGAAGAAAAGAGATTTTTACAGCAAACAGAAAGTATCATATCTGACTGAGGACACAGAATCA ATGCCAATGGGCAGCACCTATGGAACCCAATAA
- the zbtb26 gene encoding zinc finger and BTB domain-containing protein 26, giving the protein MAQNQVILQFRFATFGDSMLQKMNLLRHQRRFCDVTVRINQLEVPGHKVVFAAGSSFLRDQFILQQDSREVHISMIQEPEVGRQLLLSCYTGQLEFPELELVHYLTVASFLQMGHIVEQCTQALSKFIKPPRHLAVNMRRDKKEESFSPRAQREQDLSQVRTVHQEEEEVVEQVEGENNIDNDDDALDDGDDDDDDDDDDVIIQPKSPVQIHQSQTRQSMAESDITIVKVESVTDVAENSVTGHFSTSPPAALRSPEPQHSLINSTVDSRGSEVAAPPGLTRCPFSPPPPSPLVEKHIAYQRNYDKPLQWYHQCPKCARVFRQLENYANHLKMHKLFMCLLCGKTFTQKGNLHRHMRVHAGIKPFQCKICGKTFTQKCSLLDHLNLHSGDKPHRCNYCDMVFAHKPVLRKHLKQIHGKNSFDNANERSLHDGTLDFDFGRI; this is encoded by the coding sequence ATGGCCCAGAACCAAGTGATCCTGCAGTTCCGCTTCGCCACGTTTGGGGATTCGATGCTGCAGAAGATGAACCTCCTGCGACACCAGAGACGCTTCTGTGATGTCACTGTGCGCATCAACCAGTTAGAGGTTCCCGGTCACAAGGTGGTGTTTGCTGCCGGTTCCTCTTTCTTGAGGGACCAGTTCATCCTGCAGCAGGACTCTAGGGAGGTCCACATCTCCATGATCCAGGAGCCGGAAGTGGGCcggcagctgctgctgtcctgctACACTGGCCAGCTGGAGTTTCCTGAGCTAGAGCTGGTGCATTACCTGACAGTGGCCAGCTTCCTTCAGATGGGCCACATTGTGGAGCAGTGCACTCAAGCCCTCAGCAAGTTCATCAAACCTCCACGACATCTGGCAGTGAATATGAGACGGGACAAGAAGGAGGAGAGTTTCTCTCCCAGGGCACAGAGAGAGCAGGACCTGTCTCAGGTTAGGACTGTccatcaggaggaggaggaagtggtgGAGCAGGTGGAAGGTGAAAACAATATTGACAATGATGACGACGCTttagatgatggtgatgatgatgatgatgatgacgacgacGATGTGATTATACAGCCTAAGAGTCCTGTCCAGATTCATCAGAGTCAGACAAGGCAGAGTATGGCGGAGAGTGACATCACCATAGTCAAGGTGGAGTCTGTCACTGATGTAGCAGAAAACTCAGTGACTGGTCACTTCTCCACCAGTCCTCCTGCTGCGCTCCGCTCCCCTGAGCCCCAGCACTCGCTCATTAACTCAACTGTGGACAGCCGTGGCAGTGAGGTTGCTGCTCCACCCGGCCTGACCAGATGCCCGTTCAGCccccctcctccatctcctctggtAGAGAAGCACATTGCATACCAGAGGAACTACGACAAGCCTCTCCAGTGGTACCACCAGTGTCCCAAGTGTGCCCGGGTCTTCCGCCAGCTGGAGAACTACGCCAACCATCTCAAGATGCACAAGCTGTTCATGTGCCTCCTGTGTGGCAAGACCTTCACGCAGAAGGGCAACCTGCACCGACACATGCGGGTCCACGCCGGCATCAAGCCCTTCCAGTGTAAAATCTGCGGTAAGACCTTCACCCAAAAGTGCTCGTTGTTGGATCACCTAAACCTGCACAGTGGAGATAAACCACACCGCTGCAACTACTGTGACATGGTGTTCGCTCACAAGCCAGTTCTCCGTAAGCACCTCAAACAGATCCACGGGAAAAACAGCTTTGACAATGCAAATGAACGCAGCCTGCATGATGGGACACTTGACTTTGATTTTGGACGAATATGA
- the susd1 gene encoding sushi domain-containing protein 1, protein MVHKKEVQKLKKNSNGDEEVEFLVKTTVERLSGRMDERTRAMIVVFLFCVFAGVPAEGQPLLDVCATCHANATCDNKSDGSGKVCNCKYGFVGNGRTFCQDKDECLIGAKLCGQHTTCHNTYGSYYCTCLAGYSPSNNMAVFIPNDGTHCQDIDECRITGLCGDGGQCRNIEGSFDCSCMVGYKIHNGAEPFHPMRDKASCKVVDCGPPVSVEDTVLLSVTGTTYSSVVMFGCDEGFVWRTGDNSSVCGADGLWRGPTLVCEEVDCGSPPALPHSHMLWNKRSRMGTEVVYQCNSGYHNVGKGNISICTAAGLWERSSVLCQEILCGSPPLIESTEQVWNSNSTPGSTVLYFCKDGFYYNGGHNMSICDKNGLWTPPTLLCQEILCGDPPILPHTGQVWNGSSTPGSTMTYYCKTGFYHNEGNNMSVCTVNGYWTKADISCKEVGCGEPLPIPHSVMLWDKLSTVGSQVVYQCNPGYVNVGGGNVSVCTASGEWHEASLLCQEINCGEPVFKAHAKMLWDGMSHVASVVFYQCEEGYRTRSLKNYSVCGESGLWEDIDLWCEEISCGPPLTLPHTNLLWDRSSTPGSVVMYECMDGFYQESGNNISSCSLSGEWGKVSVKCKAKCGPVPLIANSEVVWHNRSVVIHRCVVGYHSWRGNYVSVCGSSGAWQKATLTCIEIKPPINHLFIFNENCLRWKAEKYEEDTEVYRVTYTGSRDYQKSFHDKRKRFLSSKDDQLELCLNLLPVTNYSISITATLARFTASITTNTSLPVPLAPVIYYREFETPLPTLRLRRSPSTLDPISFYQVFVLPVEEIMMFDCSSPVSLDGSSKIKSPSEYITAQFDVQHVGTDMNFTVGDGLLYGGVYNTPLQSGNNYYIILRAVSQWRTALTSSCILWAKVRGTSYVLKISSLAATALIGLFAVVLLGTYSFTWCWKKNKALLSADVL, encoded by the exons ATGGTCCACAAGAAGGAagtacaaaaactaaaaaaaaacagcaatgggGATGAGGAGGTTGAGTTTCTGGTGAAGACAACAGTAGAGAGACTCTCAGGGAGGATGGATGAAAGAACCAGAGCCatgattgttgtttttctgttctgtgtgtttgcag GTGTGCCAGCAGAGGGCCAACCTCTGCTGGATGTGTGTGCAACCTGCCACGCTAATGCCACATGTGACAACAAGTCAGATGGCTCGGGCAAAGTTTGTAACTGCAAGTACGGCTTTGTTGGAAATGGAAGAACCTTCTGTCAAg ACAAAGATGAGTGTCTGATTGGTGCCAAGCTCTGTGGGCAACACACCACTTGTCACAACACATATGGCAGCTACTACTGTACCTGCTTGGCCGGCTACAGCCCTTCTAACAACATGGCCGTTTTCATCCCTAATGATGGAACCCACTGCCAGG ACATTGATGAGTGCAGGATCACAGGGCTGTGTGGAGACGGAGGTCAGTGCAGGAACATTGAGGGCAGTTTTGACTGCAGCTGTATGGTGGGATACAAAATCCACAATGGAGCTGAGCCTTTTCACCCAATGAGAGACAAAGCTTCCTGCAAAG TGGTTGACTGTGGGCCGCCTGTCTCAGTGGAGGACACGGTGCTACTGTCGGTCACAGGAACCACATACAGCAGCGTGGTCATGTTTGGCTGTGATGAAGGTTTTGTGTGGAGGACAGGAGACAACAGCTCTGTATGTGGAGCTGATGGACTGTGGAGAGGACCTACTTTGGTCTGTGAAG AGGTTGACTGTGGCTCCCCCCCTGCCCTCCCTCACTCTCACATGCTGTGGAATAAGAGGTCGAGGATGGGCACTGAGGTGGTTTATCAGTGTAACTCTGGATATCATAATGTTGGAAAGGGAAATATCTCCATCTGCACTGCAGCTGGTCTGTGGGAGAGATCCTCTGTGCTCTGTCAAG AGATCTTGTGTGGAAGTCCTCCTTTAATTGAATCCACTGAGCAGGTGTGGAACAGTAACTCCACTCCTGGCAGCACTGTGCTGTATTTCTGTAAAGATGGTTTTTATTACAACGGAGGGCATAATATGTCCATCTGTGATAAAAACGGTCTGTGGACACCACCAACTCTGTTGTGCCAAG AGATACTATGTGGAGACCCTCCTATTCTGCCACACACTGGCCAAGTGTGGAATGGCAGCTCCACCCCTGGAAGCACAATGACTTATTACTGTAAAACAGGATTTTATCACAATGAGGGAAACAATATGTCAGTGTGCACAGTTAATGGTTACTGGACAAAGGCAGACATTTCATGCAAAG AAGTGGGCTGTGGTGAGCCTCTCCCCATCCCTCATTCAGTGATGCTGTGGGATAAACTCTCCACTGTGGGCTCTCAGGTTGTTTATCAGTGTAACCCTGGATATGTTAATGTTGGAGGTGGGAACGTGTCAGTTTGTACTGCCAGTGGAGAATGGCATGAAGCCTCTCTCCTCTGTCAAG AAATCAATTGTGGGGAGCCTGTTTTTAAAGCCCATGCTAAAATGTtatgggatggcatgtcacaCGTTGCTAGTGTGGTGTTTTACCAATGTGAGGAAGGATATCGCACCAGGAGCCTAAAAAACTACTCAGTATGTGGAGAgagtggactgtgggaggataTTGATCTGTGGTGTGAAG AAATAAGCTGTGGTCCCCCATTAACCCTCCCACACACTAACCTTCTGTGGGACCGCTCCAGCACCCCGGGCAGTGTTGTGATGTATGAATGTATGGATGGATTTTACCAGGAGAGTGGAAATAATATTTCATCATGTTCACTCTCAGGAGAGTGGGGGAAAGTGTCTGTGAAGTGCAAAG CTAAATGTGGCCCAGTTCCCCTTATTGCCAACTCAGAGGTGGTGTGGCATAACAGAAGTGTGGTGATCCACCGCTGTGTGGTGGGATACCACAGCTGGAGGGGCAACtacgtgtctgtgtgtggcagCTCTGGAGCCTGGCAGAAAGCTACTCTAACATGCATAG AAATCAAGCCTCCAATCAATCACCTATTTATCTTTAATGAAAATTGTCTGCGTTGGAAAGCAGAGAAGTATGAGGAGGATACAGAAGTTTATAGG GTGACTTACACTGGCTCCAGAGACTACCAGAAATCCTTTCATGACAAAAGGAAACGGTTTTTGAGCTCCAAGGACGACCAGCTGGAACTCTGCCTCAACCTGCTTCCAGTAACCAACTACAGCATCTCCATCACTGCGACGTTGGCCAGATTCACAGCCAGCATCACCACCAACACCAGTTTACCAG TACCTCTAGCACCAGTCATCTACTACAGAGAATTTGAGACTCCTTTGCCAACTCTGAGGCTACGTAGATCACCCAGCACTCTGGATCCAATAAG TTTTTACCAGGTGTTTGTGCTTCCTGTGGAGGAGATTATGATGTTTGACTGCTCCTCTCCTGTGAGCTTAGATGGCTCAAGTAAGATAAAGTCACCATCAGAGTACATCACTGCCCAGTTCGATGTCCAACATGTTGGGACAGACATGAACTTTACTGTAGGGGATGGGCTCCTCTATGGAGGCGTCTATAACACACCACTGCAGAGTGGCAACAACTATTATATCATCCTACGAGCTGTCAGTCAGTGGAGGACG GCCTTGACAAGTAGTTGTATCCTGTGGGCTAAAGTAAGAG GTACATCATATGTTCTGAAGATTTCATCGCTTGCTGCTACTGCATTAATAGGACTATTTGCCGTGGTTCTTCTGGGGACATACAGTTTCACCTG gtgttggaaaaaaaacaaggcacTCCTGAGTGCTGATGTTCTGTAA